In Abyssisolibacter fermentans, a single window of DNA contains:
- a CDS encoding metal-dependent hydrolase, whose translation MQGKTHMGIGAAVALLIARKQPGIDTTAMMTIGAAVGALIPDLDHDKSKISNLLPVKNKLFKKLCYVLIGAILVSAGYSYKLKYLYFGALYIALLGFAHHRGFTHSLLALGIISVAVLSLRDHNLWFYNGLVIGYVSHLISDMFTKRGIELFFPCKKNIRFIITMTTGGKIEAVLNYAVTILIVFLVSRYI comes from the coding sequence ATGCAAGGTAAGACACACATGGGAATAGGAGCAGCAGTAGCATTACTAATAGCGAGAAAACAACCAGGAATCGATACAACAGCTATGATGACTATAGGAGCGGCTGTAGGCGCTTTAATACCAGATTTAGATCATGATAAAAGTAAGATTAGCAATTTACTACCTGTGAAGAATAAGTTATTCAAGAAGCTTTGTTATGTTCTAATAGGAGCAATACTTGTAAGCGCAGGGTATTCGTATAAATTAAAATATTTGTATTTTGGAGCACTGTATATAGCATTGCTAGGTTTTGCACATCATAGAGGTTTTACACATAGCTTATTAGCTTTAGGAATTATTTCAGTTGCAGTTCTTTCACTCAGAGATCATAATCTATGGTTTTACAATGGGTTGGTCATAGGATATGTTTCACATTTAATATCAGATATGTTTACAAAGCGTGGAATTGAATTATTTTTTCCATGTAAAAAAAATATAAGGTTTATAATAACTATGACTACTGGTGGAAAAATTGAAGCAGTGTTGAATTATGCAGTGACCATATTAATAGTGTTTTTAGTTAGTAGGTATATATGA
- the lepB gene encoding signal peptidase I, with protein sequence MNKSKSILREIIEWIAYLLGVVIIVVLLNSEVYGITQVKQWSMENTLIQNDRLYLDKIKYHFSEPKAGDIIVFLQGEVRNGFKDRISNVIEDLTMKFTKKVRRNRYVKRVIAVAGDEVMIKNNKVYINGVELNEPYVKGSTFEGRFKLPAVVPEGKVFAMGDNRQRSSDSREFGFVDIKSIEGKAIFRFWPLDKLGKIK encoded by the coding sequence ATGAATAAAAGCAAGAGTATTTTAAGAGAAATAATTGAATGGATAGCATATTTATTAGGAGTAGTAATAATAGTTGTGTTATTGAATAGTGAAGTATATGGAATAACACAAGTTAAACAATGGTCTATGGAAAATACATTGATACAAAATGATAGATTGTATTTAGATAAAATTAAATATCATTTTTCTGAACCAAAAGCTGGAGATATAATAGTTTTTTTACAAGGTGAAGTAAGAAATGGTTTCAAAGATAGAATTAGTAATGTTATAGAAGACTTAACTATGAAATTTACAAAGAAGGTTAGAAGAAACAGATATGTAAAAAGAGTCATTGCTGTAGCAGGTGATGAGGTAATGATAAAAAATAATAAAGTTTATATTAATGGTGTAGAATTAAATGAACCTTATGTTAAGGGTAGTACATTTGAGGGACGTTTTAAGTTACCTGCTGTTGTACCAGAAGGTAAAGTTTTTGCAATGGGAGATAATAGACAAAGAAGTTCAGATAGTAGAGAATTTGGATTTGTAGATATAAAAAGCATAGAAGGAAAAGCTATATTTAGATTTTGGCCATTAGATAAATTAGGTAAAATTAAATAA
- a CDS encoding ABC transporter permease, giving the protein MIRILKYKFKSQLISKSNIMALILISVAILAICSVFKEWHDSKTLFDIAIIDYDNTDMSKDLINNIKNNKQVNLIVEDDIDKSMRLLSRGKYDVVYEIKKGFQNKLENGEFSNILVANKEVDSTAIKWVNDRVSLIVVRSWMLKDIEDRIKKITPDYNMDELRDLFYNSRENNILDVKIHSVKNVNIENTCDNSKHIFTIIWGITILFMIINRCKGIVDDNSRGVISRLSFAGIGKLKYYSAYMIASYINIMIPYTITYLILGHYQNIKLFIVALVSTIVYICCTWIVMIIISRLFTTKKSYMLACQMLFLMSIILGTEMISSIFKFTNVLSKFIPMTWYVKLGI; this is encoded by the coding sequence ATGATAAGAATATTAAAATATAAATTTAAGAGCCAGTTGATTAGTAAATCTAATATAATGGCGCTCATACTTATTTCTGTAGCAATTTTAGCTATTTGTAGTGTTTTTAAAGAATGGCATGATAGCAAGACATTATTTGATATTGCTATTATTGACTATGATAATACGGACATGTCAAAAGATCTAATTAATAATATAAAAAACAACAAACAGGTGAATTTAATAGTTGAAGATGATATAGATAAAAGTATGAGACTTTTGAGTAGGGGTAAGTATGATGTTGTATATGAGATAAAAAAAGGCTTCCAGAACAAGCTAGAAAATGGAGAGTTCAGTAATATATTAGTTGCTAATAAGGAAGTGGATTCAACTGCTATAAAGTGGGTAAATGATAGGGTAAGCTTAATAGTGGTGCGTAGTTGGATGTTAAAAGATATTGAAGATAGAATAAAAAAAATAACACCTGATTATAATATGGACGAATTAAGAGATTTATTTTATAATTCTAGGGAGAATAATATACTTGATGTCAAAATTCATTCTGTTAAAAATGTAAATATAGAGAATACATGTGATAATAGCAAACACATTTTTACTATTATTTGGGGAATTACAATTTTATTTATGATTATAAATCGCTGTAAAGGTATTGTAGATGATAATAGTAGAGGGGTTATTAGTAGACTTAGTTTTGCGGGAATAGGCAAATTAAAATACTATAGTGCATATATGATTGCTTCATATATTAATATAATGATTCCGTATACAATAACATATTTAATACTTGGGCATTATCAAAACATCAAACTATTCATTGTAGCATTGGTATCAACTATAGTATATATATGTTGTACATGGATAGTTATGATAATTATTTCAAGATTGTTTACTACTAAGAAGAGTTATATGTTAGCATGTCAGATGTTATTTTTGATGTCAATAATATTAGGTACAGAAATGATTAGCAGTATCTTTAAATTTACCAATGTTTTATCTAAATTCATACCAATGACATGGTATGTTAAATTAGGGATATAA
- a CDS encoding ABC transporter ATP-binding protein, giving the protein MISVENISKKIRNKDILQDISFKLTDGDVLGIVGPNGTGKSTLISIISTVLKPSSGKVSYFIDDKLCTDNLKRNIGYVPQEVALYEELTIKDNFLLFSASSSSNKENIDQAMYIAEKLSLVDNLNTKVSKLSGGTKRRVNIGIALITNPKFILMDEPVVGVDYTVRRDIESIINELSGSGKIVVITSHLIEFLENTCNKLLIIKNGRQEYFGDFNDEVKSKI; this is encoded by the coding sequence TTGATAAGTGTTGAAAATATATCTAAGAAAATACGAAATAAAGATATTTTGCAGGATATAAGCTTTAAATTAACAGATGGAGATGTTTTGGGTATTGTCGGTCCTAATGGGACCGGCAAATCCACATTGATATCTATAATATCTACAGTATTAAAACCTTCATCAGGTAAGGTGTCTTATTTTATAGATGATAAATTATGCACAGATAATTTAAAGAGAAACATAGGATATGTACCTCAAGAAGTTGCACTGTATGAAGAACTAACTATAAAAGATAATTTTCTTTTGTTTTCAGCTTCAAGTTCTTCAAATAAAGAAAATATTGATCAAGCAATGTATATAGCTGAAAAATTAAGTTTGGTAGATAACTTAAATACTAAAGTATCTAAATTATCTGGTGGAACAAAAAGAAGAGTAAATATTGGTATTGCTTTAATAACTAATCCTAAATTTATATTGATGGATGAACCTGTTGTAGGTGTTGATTATACGGTTAGAAGAGATATAGAAAGTATAATCAATGAGTTAAGTGGTAGTGGTAAAATTGTAGTTATTACAAGTCATTTAATAGAGTTCTTAGAAAACACATGTAATAAACTGTTGATTATTAAAAATGGAAGACAAGAATATTTTGGAGATTTTAATGATGAAGTTAAATCTAAGATATGA
- a CDS encoding ABC transporter permease, with protein sequence MEIKRIFNHISNVVLLALVLIIFVNMFEFLYNNKNFKLDSKVALAIEDNSIEVSTLIGNITNNKLKDIIEFEDVTLEEGLELLKANEVVAIINVKKGTTDILNNGQNTSFDLYINDETNITVKFLVEYINSLVEVLNEGQHGAMVYWNVMKANGHNFDERLDELNNIALNYMSTFLIRGSVFEDSVDLDKYSGSLINYYFTSALILIAIILTILYQADIIDDFNKGRITRIFFSGYKWWDIYAAKVLVGTLFVSIILMSFEILFTIILRTFSYVDVFKTALYVVGINLIINLIVMVFHVFADNNIFRNITMFTFWTCMIYASGIIIPLTSMNSVFKYMSKVNFITIGHNAILNSRFTILKTIVFIIYLVLFMFLLYLAHRKRECVK encoded by the coding sequence ATGGAGATAAAACGCATTTTTAACCACATTTCAAATGTTGTTTTATTAGCCTTGGTGCTTATCATTTTTGTTAACATGTTTGAATTTTTATACAATAATAAAAATTTCAAACTAGATTCAAAGGTTGCCTTAGCAATAGAAGATAACTCAATTGAAGTAAGTACTTTGATAGGTAATATAACGAACAATAAGCTCAAAGATATTATAGAATTTGAAGATGTTACTTTAGAAGAAGGGTTAGAGCTTCTAAAAGCGAATGAAGTAGTAGCTATTATAAATGTTAAGAAAGGGACTACTGATATATTAAATAATGGACAAAATACATCATTTGACTTATATATAAATGATGAAACAAATATAACTGTAAAGTTCCTTGTAGAGTATATAAATAGTTTAGTTGAGGTTTTAAACGAAGGGCAACATGGAGCAATGGTTTATTGGAACGTAATGAAAGCAAATGGACATAATTTTGATGAGCGATTAGATGAATTAAATAATATTGCCTTAAATTATATGAGCACTTTTCTAATAAGAGGTAGCGTATTTGAAGATTCTGTAGATTTGGATAAATATAGTGGTTCTTTAATAAACTATTATTTTACATCTGCATTAATTCTTATAGCTATTATTCTTACAATATTATATCAGGCTGATATTATAGATGATTTTAACAAAGGTAGAATTACAAGGATATTTTTTAGTGGTTATAAATGGTGGGATATTTATGCTGCCAAGGTTTTAGTAGGTACGTTATTTGTAAGTATTATACTAATGTCTTTTGAAATTCTATTTACTATAATACTAAGAACATTTTCTTATGTAGATGTTTTTAAGACTGCACTTTATGTTGTTGGGATTAATTTGATTATCAATCTAATAGTTATGGTTTTCCATGTATTTGCAGATAACAATATATTTAGGAATATTACAATGTTTACATTTTGGACATGTATGATTTATGCTAGTGGGATTATAATACCACTTACTTCTATGAATAGCGTATTTAAATATATGAGTAAAGTGAATTTTATTACAATAGGACATAATGCTATATTAAATTCACGATTTACTATATTAAAGACTATAGTATTTATTATCTATTTGGTATTATTCATGTTCTTGCTGTATTTAGCTCACAGAAAGAGAGAGTGTGTAAAATGA